TTATGAGTGGTGGTGCAGATGCTCCTGATATGTATGCAGCTGAAGCAGCATTCATCCTTAAATATTCACAGGGTGATATGCAGCAGTATGCTATGCCTTATAAGGATCTCGGAATCGATATCGATGCTAAGATCAAGGCTGCAGAAATCGCTCCTTATACTGTAGATATCGGATCTAACACAAGTGGTCAGGTTGACGCTCTTGGTTATCAGACAACAGGTGGATGTTTCATCTATCGTCGTTCTATTGCTAAGAAAGTATTCGGATCAGATGATCCAAAAACTATTCAGTCAATTATTGGTGGTGGTTCAGGAAACTGGACAGCTTTCGAAGCTGCTGCTGAAAAGCTTGCTGCTGCTGGTGTAGCTATCGTTTCTGGCGACGGTGATCCATGGCACGCTTTCGAGAACTCTTCAGACAAGGGTTGGATTGTAAACGGAAAACTTTACATCGATCCAAAACGTGAAGCATTCATCGACTTCTCTAAGAAACTTACAGACAAAGGTTGGTCTAACCAGACACAGGACTGGACAGACGCTTGGTTCGCTGACATGAAAGACACTGGTGCTAAACCATGTTTCGGATTCTTCGGACCAGCTTGGCTTATCAACTACACACTCGCTCCAAACTGCGGTGGATCAAAAGTTGGTGAAGGTACATATGGTGACTGGGCAGTTTGTAACTCACCTATCGGATTCTTCTGGGGTGGTACATGGGTACTTGCTAACAAGAATATGCCAGCTGCTAAGAAGAACGCTGTAAAGACACTCATCGAATGGATCACACTTGATGCTTCTAACGATGGTCTCCTTTACAAGTGGGCTAACGGTACACTCAATGGCGAAGGTGGAACAAAAGATACAGTATCTTCAGGTGTTGTAATGGCTAAGTCTAACGGTGAACTTTCATTCCTCGGTGGACAGAACATGTTCGAATACTTCGTACCAGCTAACAAGTACGCTAACGGTAAGAACCTTACACAGTATGATGAGACAATCAACTCTCTCTGGCGTGAACAGGTTCGTGCTTATGCTAACGGACAGAAGAGCCGCGACGCTGCTATCAAAGACTTCAAGCAGAACGTAGCTGATAAGCTTGGTGTTGAGTAATAGACTGACATTCGCTTAATGTTCAGGGCTGTCGTAAGACAGCCCTGATTTGTGCTATTTTAGAGTTTATTTCATATAAAAAAGTTTTGAATTTCTTAAAAAAAGATTAAATCATTTTGAGGTGTCCTACAATGAAAAAAAAAGGAAGTATCAGTTATGCTAAATATGGCTATATATTTAGTATTCCTTTTGTACTTGCGTACTTAATTTTCAGTTTATATCCAACTTTATATACTGCAATTATCGGTTTTACAGACTTAAGAGGTGTAGGTAAAACAACTTGGAGTTTCTTAAAAGGTTCTCATTTCTTTGACAATTATAAAACAATTCTTACATTGCCGACCTTCCATACAGCTTTAAAGAATACAATTAAACTTTGGGTTTGCAACTTTATTCCACAGATGATTCTTGCACTTTTGCTTTCTGCATGGTTTACTAACCGCCGTGTTAAAGTACCTGGAGAGGGAGCATTTAAAGTACTTTTCTATATGCCAAATATTATTACAGCTGCAACAGTTGCTATTTTGTTCGGTGCTCTTTTTGGTTATCCAATGGGACCTGTAAACGATGTTCTTACTCGTTTCCACATCATTGAAAAACCATATTTCTTCCTTCAGAATAAAGCAGTTGCACAGGGAATCGTTATGTTTATCCAGACCTGGATGTGGTACGGATATACAATGATTATCATTATTTCTGGTGTTCTTGGTATTAACCCTGAAATCTTTGAAGCCGCAGATATCGACGGTGCTAACGGATGGCAGGTATTCTGGAAGATTACTATTCCAAGTATCCAGACAATTCTTCTGTTCACTCTCGTAACATCACTTATTGGTGGTTTGAATATGTTCGATATTCCAAACCTCTTTGTTCGCGATAGTGGTCCAGATAACGCAACTTTGACTACAAGCGTTCTTATTTATACTATGGCCTTCAAGGGCGGATATATGTATAACAGAGCTTCTGCACTTTCTATGATTATGTTCATCATTATCGTAATCTGTTCTGCAGCTCTCTTCTTCTCTATGAGAGATAAGGAAGAAGTTAAAGTTAAGAAGCTTAAGAAGCAGGCATTGAAAGCTCGCAAGCAGGCTATGAAACTTGAAGCAAAAGGAGTTAAAAATGAGTAACAAATCTAATGTTCAGATTTATAAGATATTGATAATGATAGTATGTATTATACTTTCTATTTTGAGCATCATGCCATTCATTATCATGTTCGTAAACTCTACACGTTCTACTTACGAGATTCAGCAGCATGCGGTTTCATTTATTCCTTCAAAATTCCTTTTGAATAACTGGAAAGTTCTTACATCTAAGAGCTTTAACCCTGCAAAAGGTTTCTTGAACTCATTGATCGTTTCTTGTGGTATTACAGGTATTACATTGTACTTCTCAACACTTACAGCTTATGCACTTGTAATGTATGACTGGAAGCTTAAGAATGCATTCTTCAGTTTTATCATGGCTATCATGATGATTCCTGCAACAATCACAATTATTGGTTTCTATCAGATGGTTTATAAGATTCATATGACAAACAGATTCCTTATGCTGATTCTTCCTGCAATGGCTGCTCCATCGCTGGTATTCTTTATGCGTCAGTATATGAAACCTTCTGTTTCTCCATCACTGGTAGAATCTGCTCGTATTGACGGTGCAAAAGAATTCTTTACATTTAATGTAATCGTTCTCCCAATTATGAAACCAGCTATTGCTACACAGGCAATCTTCAGTTTCGTAACAAGCTGGAACGATTTGTTCAAGCCACTTATTCTTCTTACAAAGCAGGATAAATATACACTTCCTATCATGGTATCTCTCCTTCGTGGTGATATTTACCGTACAGAATATGGTAGTGTTTATCTTGGACTTACTCTTACAGCACTCCCACTTATCATTGTTTACTTGATTCTTTCTAAGTACATTGTTGCGGGTGTTGCAATGGGTTCTGTAAAAGGTTAATTTTTTTTACTGGAAATTCAAAAAAGACCGTGTTGGAAAGACCATCACGGTCTTTTTTTTTAGGTATTTAAATTTTTATCATGTAGGAAAAATCCATTATGGACTTATGGCATTTTATGAAGTAAACTTATATGATTAAGAAAACGTTGTCGTAAATGATGACGAAGGAAGGGAAATGAAATACGGATATTTTGACGATGACAAAGCAGAGTATGTCATCACACGCCCGGACACTCCTACAAGCTGGAGTAATTATCTTGGCTCTACAGTTTATGGTGCTGTAATTACAAACAATGCCGGTGGCTATGGCTTCTATAAATCTGGTGCTCAGGGACGATTTATGCGTCTTCGTTTTAACGCAGTTCCTATGGATCAGCCAGGACGTTATTTCTATCTCCGCGATCAGGAAGATGGAGATTTCTGGTCTGCATCATGGCAGCCAGTTGGTAAACCTCTTGATCAGTATAAGAGTGAATGTCGTCATGGTACTGCATATACAACTATTACTTCTGAATACAAGGGAATTAAGAGTGAAACAAAATACTATGTTCCGCTTGGACAGAACTTTGAGTACTGGCGTCTTAAGGTAACAAATACTTCTGACAAGGTACGTAAAATCCGCGTATTCTCTTACTGTGAATTTTCTAACCAGTGGAATACAACACAGGATCAGGTAAACCTTCAGTATTCGCTCTTTATTGTAAAGGGTGAAAAAGTAGGTGATAATCTTCTCCGTTATTCAATTCAGGATAACCTTTACATTCAGCATCCTGAATACGAGGTTGGTGGTGCTTATATGAGCGAATGGGTTGCTCTTATTGGTACTCCAATGACTGGTTTTGATACAAGCCGCGAAGCCTTTATCGGAACTTACGGAAGCTATGAGCATCCAAAAGCTGTTGTAGACGGAGCTTGTACAAACTCTGAAGCATTTGGTGATAACTCTTGTGGTACAGTTCAGGGGGACCTTGAATTGCAGCCAGGTGAAACAAAAGAAATCATGCTTATGCTTGGTATTGATGATGCTCTTGCTGTAGGTCAGAAGATTGTAAATGAGTTCGGTACTTTCAAACGTGCAGATGAAGAGTTTGAAAAACTTGTAAACAACTGGCATGCAAAGCTTGGTTCTTTCAAGGCTATTACTCCAGATGAAGATATTAACCATACTGTAAACGTATGGGGACTTTATAACTGTTTGATTACATTTGCCTGGTCTCGTGCAGCTTCTCTTGTATACAACGGAGAACGCGATGGTCTTGGTTACCGCGACTCTGTACAGGATATTCTTGGCGTTTCTGCTGCAATTCCAGAAGAAGCAGAGGAACGTCTTGTACGTATGATTTCTGGTCAGTGCCAGAATGGTGGTGCTGTTCCTGTAATTTCTAAGGACTTCAATGCCGGGCACGAGAAGACTCCAAAGCCGGAAGAGTTCCGTTCGGATGACTGTGAATGGTTCTTCAATGCTGTTCCTTGCTATGTAGCAGAATCAGGAAACTTTGATTTCTATAACAAAGTAGTTCCATACGCTGATGGCGGAGAAGCAACTGTATACGGACACCTTAAGCGTGCCCTTGAATTTAACCTTGAGAGAATGGGCGCAGACGGACTTCCTTGTGGACTTTTGGCTGACTGGAACGACTGTCTTAAACTCGGCTATCATGGTGAATCTTTGTTCGTTGCTTTCCAGCTGCGTCTTGGTCTTACAACTTATGCTGATATTTCTGAACGTCTTGGAAAGAAGGACGAAGCTGCATGGGCTTTGAAAGAGCGTGATACACTTGATGCTAATATCCAGAAGAAGTGCTGGGATGGTAAGTGGTTTATCTGGGCTGTAGGCGAGGATGGAACTGTTTATGGAACTCAGACAAT
The Treponema bryantii DNA segment above includes these coding regions:
- a CDS encoding ABC transporter substrate-binding protein; translation: MKKILSVLCVLTVAAALFTGCSKKAAKGPVTVNLWSFTDEIPGMVEKYIADHPDCGFTVNKTIIATTEGAYQPALDQALMSGGADAPDMYAAEAAFILKYSQGDMQQYAMPYKDLGIDIDAKIKAAEIAPYTVDIGSNTSGQVDALGYQTTGGCFIYRRSIAKKVFGSDDPKTIQSIIGGGSGNWTAFEAAAEKLAAAGVAIVSGDGDPWHAFENSSDKGWIVNGKLYIDPKREAFIDFSKKLTDKGWSNQTQDWTDAWFADMKDTGAKPCFGFFGPAWLINYTLAPNCGGSKVGEGTYGDWAVCNSPIGFFWGGTWVLANKNMPAAKKNAVKTLIEWITLDASNDGLLYKWANGTLNGEGGTKDTVSSGVVMAKSNGELSFLGGQNMFEYFVPANKYANGKNLTQYDETINSLWREQVRAYANGQKSRDAAIKDFKQNVADKLGVE
- a CDS encoding carbohydrate ABC transporter permease — translated: MKKKGSISYAKYGYIFSIPFVLAYLIFSLYPTLYTAIIGFTDLRGVGKTTWSFLKGSHFFDNYKTILTLPTFHTALKNTIKLWVCNFIPQMILALLLSAWFTNRRVKVPGEGAFKVLFYMPNIITAATVAILFGALFGYPMGPVNDVLTRFHIIEKPYFFLQNKAVAQGIVMFIQTWMWYGYTMIIIISGVLGINPEIFEAADIDGANGWQVFWKITIPSIQTILLFTLVTSLIGGLNMFDIPNLFVRDSGPDNATLTTSVLIYTMAFKGGYMYNRASALSMIMFIIIVICSAALFFSMRDKEEVKVKKLKKQALKARKQAMKLEAKGVKNE
- a CDS encoding carbohydrate ABC transporter permease, with amino-acid sequence MSNKSNVQIYKILIMIVCIILSILSIMPFIIMFVNSTRSTYEIQQHAVSFIPSKFLLNNWKVLTSKSFNPAKGFLNSLIVSCGITGITLYFSTLTAYALVMYDWKLKNAFFSFIMAIMMIPATITIIGFYQMVYKIHMTNRFLMLILPAMAAPSLVFFMRQYMKPSVSPSLVESARIDGAKEFFTFNVIVLPIMKPAIATQAIFSFVTSWNDLFKPLILLTKQDKYTLPIMVSLLRGDIYRTEYGSVYLGLTLTALPLIIVYLILSKYIVAGVAMGSVKG
- a CDS encoding GH36-type glycosyl hydrolase domain-containing protein; translated protein: MKYGYFDDDKAEYVITRPDTPTSWSNYLGSTVYGAVITNNAGGYGFYKSGAQGRFMRLRFNAVPMDQPGRYFYLRDQEDGDFWSASWQPVGKPLDQYKSECRHGTAYTTITSEYKGIKSETKYYVPLGQNFEYWRLKVTNTSDKVRKIRVFSYCEFSNQWNTTQDQVNLQYSLFIVKGEKVGDNLLRYSIQDNLYIQHPEYEVGGAYMSEWVALIGTPMTGFDTSREAFIGTYGSYEHPKAVVDGACTNSEAFGDNSCGTVQGDLELQPGETKEIMLMLGIDDALAVGQKIVNEFGTFKRADEEFEKLVNNWHAKLGSFKAITPDEDINHTVNVWGLYNCLITFAWSRAASLVYNGERDGLGYRDSVQDILGVSAAIPEEAEERLVRMISGQCQNGGAVPVISKDFNAGHEKTPKPEEFRSDDCEWFFNAVPCYVAESGNFDFYNKVVPYADGGEATVYGHLKRALEFNLERMGADGLPCGLLADWNDCLKLGYHGESLFVAFQLRLGLTTYADISERLGKKDEAAWALKERDTLDANIQKKCWDGKWFIWAVGEDGTVYGTQTIEEGQIYFNTQVWAVMSSAATAEQARICMESVKEKLATPYGLMLCAPPFVKTRSDIMSSVVFLPGIKENAGIFNHTQGWGVIAETMLGNGDRAYEYCKASIPAAYNDKAEIRQSEPYVVGQTTYSTFSKRPGNTRTSWLSGAGTWSYYAITQYMLGIKPQYDGLLIDPCIKHDWDGFTVERRWRKMNLHIEVKNPQHVCKGIEYIEVDGKRIDAAVIPVSELKDGSKIVAYMGKDAKSSPVERV